The Punica granatum isolate Tunisia-2019 chromosome 4, ASM765513v2, whole genome shotgun sequence sequence attttctaaataatctttaatctttaattattatttttacttttctatgAAATTACTTTACCAGTGTTGTTTTATTACTTAAGAATTTTTAGAGTTTGATActttcatgaatttttttaattaaagtttTTTGAATAAGTCTTTAATTTTGTGGaaaagagaagggaaaaaaagaagatgaaaagACGAATTCCATGAGTGCGTCAAACAAATTTCATGCGTGTCCATATGCATTCATGGGAAACGTATCAGTTTCTGATCAATAGGAGAAGAGATGGGAACAGGaaattgggaaaaaaagaaatttctgCTTCCGATGGCAGTGAGAAGAGAAGATGCATTCTGTGGAAACATATATGGTATTGTTCgaatataaatacatatatatatatatattgatgagacgcttcttcttttttctcttcccATTTTTGGCCTTAATTGATCCCTTTCTTATGCTCAGTGATATAAGAGAGGGTTTTATATTGCTGGTTCTTGTACAGAACCATCTGACGAGACAAATTTGTCAGAATCAAGAATGATGAAAGGAAGAAACTTATGGATCGATACGAATAAAATAGGTGATTTATCGGCCGACCAAGCTATGCATGGGACCCTTTCTCAATCTTTCTGTtcatagaaattaaataacaaCCAGAAGGAAGAGTCTGAAATTTCACGtccacaatatatatatatatatatgtatatataatttcatgtCCTGGTTAGGAAAAAtagagttatatatatatatatatataaaggcaTGTGAAAATTATTTGGGAACGGAAAGCAAACTTTTAATCTGACCCACACCCAATAATTGGATTCCTCTCACCTTGAAAGTTAATTAGCTTCCCTCTTTTCTCTAAGCAGCTATGCTATAAGTTGCATGGCCAAAATTGACATTTAAGAGACCTCAAACTAACAAATCAGGAGAAGCTGATGAAAAAATAATCTAACTTCAACACCGTGCACTGTGcgtttattatatatataaagaaaggAAATTAACTCTATCATATTATACCTCGATTTTGTATTGCTTAATTTATCTAATACAACTGAGCTACAGTCGGCCCttaattcacaaaaaaaaaaaaaagataaaaagaaagaaagaattaaCTCCATCATATCTGCATTGAATGTTATCCATATAGATGACGTATGAAAGGAATTTATGACATTTCCAGGCATTTTTATCCTAAAGCAGTTTAACGTACAGTTCTCTTATACAGggcaattaaataaaattcgaCATACGTTGATGTAGCCAGCAATCATCAATTGCACGTATTTGGAACAAACAACTCCATCCCACTGAAACTGGATCAATATATACTACAATTATTCTGTCGCGTGATATTTGCATATGAGAATTAAGTAGCACACAACAACTAATCGCCAGCGATGACACATCCATGTAAAAATCATCACCAGCGatttaattatatacataattaattatgttttaGCTAGGAAAAGCGGGCCATTAATTAATTCCTTATATCTCCTaattggtaatatatttatataattaattgctTATTAACAAATGGAACAAGCATTAGGGTTCTCCTCCATGCTCTGCACGTAATAATAGGAAGTCAACTGAGGATTATATGCTCTGTAAGCCCTCACCAGCTCCAATACAGGGTCTATCCTCTTCTCCTGCGGGTCGTCTTCCTTCACCGTCTTggcctctcctcctccttccttgTTGGGCTGCTCCCGTTCTTCTTCTCCTGATTGCCGGGCTCCACCGGCCTCCGGCTTCTTGTTGGGGTCCTGCTGCTCTTTCCCAGCTTCCCCGCCTTCTTTCTTGGCCTGCTGATCTCCTTCGGGCTTCGGTTCCTCTTTCTTCTCCGGCTCCTTGGCGGGCCCTACGGTGATTATGTCTGTCTGCCAGTACTTTCGGAGCTTGCTGACCGCGTTCACGGGGTCCACCGTCCCGAGGACTGTTAGCTTCTTCTCCTTCATGTCCACCGCTATGGAATCGATtcctatatatacatgcatatgtctatatatacacatatgtgACTCATGGAACCATTAACAGCTATTACATATGAAGGAGGACATCTCAGCATGCAGCTAGACGAGCCACACAGTGATCGATCATTTGCTTTGCTCTAGAAACTTAGAAAGTATAAAAATGGTGAAAAGAAATACTTTTTGAAGCCACTTtataatattcatatataatatatattgagtTTGGCAGGCAGGCACGCATCAGTTACGTACCTTGAAAAGTGGAAACTGTCTTGAGGGCCTTCTGCTTGGCCTTGTCATCGTGAAGGTCCAACTTCACCACAAGCTTCTGCAAAGAAATTAAGCacttttcaaattataatatatatatatatatatgcagtgCATGTGCAGTAATATTATTTTGTACTCAATTTGCTAGCTGAAATCTAATTAAGCATGTTCCCTATTTCCAACTAATTTAAGAAAGTCAGGattatcttcaatttattCGGGAATATAAAGGTGATAGTTTCTAGTtagaatgaaaaagaaatcttaACTAACTAATATAAGGGTACAAGTAATCTTATTAAATATCGAACATGCTACTTCTAAGTCAATAGGATTATCTACGCCGTCTTTGATGACAGTTTCTAGTTAATCTGTACATAGCCAACAGAATGGACAAAGTAAAAGCAAGAAAGAAAGTATatttcacccaaaagaaagaggggggaggggggaggggggaggCGGCGGGGCGGgcggcatatatatatatatataagtaaataagaaggaaaataaaagctTTTAATTAAAGTGAATTGAGAATTGAAAGggaatatatgtatgtatacctTCATTTCTTGAAAGGgaatgtatgtatgtatacctTCATTTCTCAGTTGGGGTTTGATTTGATTTCGAAGATGGGCATCGAAAGCAAGCTGGCCGCCTGCtagagatgaagaagaaagcGTTGGTTGGGCAGCAGCTAAAAGGagtcagaagaagaagaaagacagAGGTGAAGGGATTAGGACTGATTATATTAAAGCCGAGAGGAAAGAGATAATTTAGATTAGACTCTAGAGAGGAAGGCGAAGGGAGAAGAGAGAATAatgcagagagagagacagagagagctGAGAAAAAAATAGTAGGAGGACGTAACATATGGAGGCATGGAGAGCACAAGACTAATGCAAATCGCTCAGAGTCGCGACAtaaagcagagagagagagagagagagagagagagagaagctagCAAGACGCCAGCCAACGATCGACAAGTTGAAAAGATGAAAGGCATTATAGAAATGAACAGTCGCTTCTCAAAGGTGACGTCAAAccacaaaacagaagaaaagggAGAAGAGCAGGAAGAAGGAAGATAGGAGCGTGAGCGTGAGCGAGCGAGCCAGTGATGGCCTCAAATTCCACCTAGGAAAAACCAAATCCTTTTGCGCGCCCCACTCTCCAATTAAACCGACGTAAAAcaatcttttatatatatatatatatatatatattagtaagataaaattagtgaaaattttcaaatcattaTTAGCAATTTGCTACTGAATAATATGTGAAACAAATCCGTGTAATGCATGGGATATAAATTTGGTATATAtggaatttaaaaagaaaaaaatagaaaggatcttaccaaaaaaaaatagagagagacaATACTACAATTTGTGGTATTTTCGAGGGAATGGATCCCTTTTAAAAATCCATAGGTAATTCgctcaaaaaaatatttttaatattttcaaacttttaaaatttatttatcgagGGATTTTCCCTTGGAAATTACcgaaggatttgtcctcaaaaatctctcgataaataaattttaaaagtttgaaaatattaaaaataattattgagggaaaaattccttcaatatttaaaaaatacaaaaaattaaattaataaaaaaaattccaaggGATTTTCATGGGTAATACCGAGGGAATACCTAGGGAAAAAATTCCCTCtgcatttaaaaatatttttaaaaaatttaaataaataaataaaataaaataaaatactgaGGGAAAATTTCCTTggtatttaataaataaaaaattaattaatttttttttaaaaaaaaacataatgaGGGAAATTCTCTCAGTATTCCCTAGGTAAAAACAAGAGGTAGGGGTGTAAGAAAAAAGCTGAAAAATCGAAAGTCCAAAAAACCCGAATCTACCCGACCATAGAATATAAgttctttctctctttataTGATTTTCGGGGTGTTTTTCAAGGTTAAAGAAAAGCGAGCCGAAAATAACGGTCCCCGACCTCAACAACTGGATGGCATCCGAACCCACTCGAAGTTTATTGTTTCCACttaatattcttaatttcttaCTTTGTTTGTCATACTTATATGTTTTCGACTTGTTATCTATGATGGTAGGAATGTTTAATCTTAATTAGATTGTTCAATTTGTTATCTATTAGATTGTTTTGAaccgttttcttttctatttccttGCATTTCACTTATGTTTAATGAGAATATTTATGTTTAATCTTAATCTTTTTGTTATATTCGGAGACCAAAAATTACCTGAAAAAACCAAAATGGTGggtccccctttttttttatccccAAATAGTTTTTGGATGGTTTTTATGTGAAGAAAGCCGTTTCAAAAAAGAATGGGGCccaaaattttatcaaaaaaccAAACTTACCCACCCGTTTTCACCCCTACCGAGAGAATAGTGCTCtcgataattaaaaaatataatattgataaaaataCATAAGAAATACAGAGATTAGTTTTTTAATACATGTTCGAAGAAATTTTGTTATGAAATtttggaaataaaaatttttaaaaatgtaattGGTAATGTAAATTTAGAAGAACTAAGAGAAGCGCTTCTCTTATTGACAAAAATTGTGATAAAAGTGAGTCCATCTATGAGAGAgtgttctaatttttttttaacgagCCGTAatgtaataaatataattaattgcgGTAGTATGGCAAGCAAAGCAAGAATAGCCCGATGGTAATGACCGTGTGCGCCAAGGGGTAGACCCGGGTTCATGTCTCCCCCAGCGCTCAAAAAATAATGGGGACGAGAGAGAAGGCGGGAGATGGGGTGCCCCCCGGTGCTCAGGGCAGAAGGTAGGCGCACGCAAGCCCGTGCTCTCCCCCTTCTCGCAGGGATTTCTCTCCATAACAATGCTAAATCGAGGGAATTCTTAGGGATTTGTCTCTCGGTAATTCCATACGCAAGCCCCTGCTTCCCCCTCATTGCTGGGATTTTCTTAGAAGGTAAAAGAACGGGAGTTCGTGCTATTATTTATCaaaggttttctttttttcatccAGATTGAACTGATGAACGCGATGTAATCAAACTTATGATTGACAccgaagaaaatataaaatccaCGTGCAAAGCGGAAAAGGTAGGAGTACGCGGTACTATTTACGATGTCTTTGGCATTGTAATTAATCGGGGATTGTCAACAACCCTTAGCTTTGCGTTGGATCCTTACAGCGGCCTTCAAATACATGTAACTTACTTGATCATCTTAGAGGAATGTCCATCTCCTgagatgttttttttttttgttgaataaaAAAGTTAGGTCGAGTTATTAGTCTGCCGTGACTGTCTCAACTAAGAGAATCTAACCGTCACGGAATATTTCTTTCGCAATAGCTTACTAAGACTTTAACCAAATTAGTTCATCGCAGCTCCATTAACACACCAGTAAATTAAGTTCAAGGCTCACTAAATCAAGTATTATGAGCTGACCACTGCCATTCATAATACACCCACATAGTGACGAGCTTTACGTTTTCATTGAGGTTCAAATTAGAAATGTTCAAGTGATAGCGTTTAGAACTTAATCACTAGACTATCGCACTAGTGATATCTCCTTAAATGCTATATGGTTACTGAAAGAAGGGAATTGACACGTAAGATAGAGGAGAATCTTCAAAACTTCCTTTTGGTTTCTTTTGTTGCCGTACGAACCGTGTATTTATAATcgttataatttatattttattgtattacaTTTAATGTCTCTCttataaacaaatatatatatatatatatatatctacattTTTATGAGCCAAAGGAGAGTCTTAAAATTCTTCCTTAAGATGTCACGCGTCCGAAGATGAATATTGCGAAAGGgaaatgtattttttaaataataattttttttgtaagcttttaaaaagagaaaagaaatgaaagggGGGAGCAGCGGGAGAGGTGCAAAAAAGGAGAGCAGATCATTCAACgatggaagaagaggaggataGAGGCGATCGAAGTGACGCAACGCCATTGATAGACGCAGttaggggagagagagggctTGACGAGCCTCTTTCCGGGCTAGTGAGCTCGTCGAGGCTTCATTAATGGAGAGGGCTGACCACTTGTTTTTTGTGAGGCGTTGGACTCGATGAATAATCCTTTTTTTCTGCTTGAGGTCGTGCCACCGCTACTAGTTTTCTTATCTTATGGGCTCATGGACAACGGGTTCAACCCAATCGGGTATGTTGGTGCGACTTGACCCGAATCAAGTGCGTCGTACCCGATCAACATGAATttccaaaatcaaatttcctTATCGAGTGCGCCTGGGAAGGGGACTCCATTTCCTTTTCATGAGGAAgacaattttaaattcctCTCTATCGTTAATGGAAATCCAACGTAGCAAACCAGTTTTGCCACGTCacgtaattaattataaataccTCCCCACCCAAACTGACCCTATGTACATGTGTCTTCTTTGTTTGGCATGCTTGAGGCTAGCTCTTCATTTTGCCGTCCGTTCATTAATTtccataaaattatattatgttatacatatatataatcgaAATGATAACATAGACtattattttcttctaatttttccAGCGGCGAACAAATTCATTCATGCATgccaatattttatttaatgtcACCAAAAGACTACAGATTTCGATCAAATAATATAACGGATAAAACGACCTTTTTAGGTGCCAAACATATGATTACCGGAccggcatttaatttttttcccccattTTCATAAAATGGACTGTATATAGATGGATATACTTCGGCACGTCTCATCACATCACATCACATCATATATTATCTGCCGCCTGGGTACGCGGGGCTTCAGTTAATTGGGCCTCATGGTCATCTCAGACGGCCCAATTTTGAGGCCCATAAGGTCCAGGGAGACGAAAACTTTGACTGGAGTCATACAATTCATGCGGATGGGCCTGGTAGACGAGAGTATGAGACCCATTATATAAAAAGTTCTCACCACCAGGACACGGAACAGAATTCCTTTCCTCCTCCTACTATTATTATATGAATAACGAATCTTGAATAATGAATATGGATATGTatgaatctctctctctctctctatgtaGCCAGTAACAGTAGGTAGGTAAAGCAATCAACCGATTCATCAGCTTTCTTCCTTCCTTACTTCCTATTATGACACAAAAACGAAACTCAGtaataaatcaaatcaaatcaaatcaaatcaaggGAGGAGATAGCGTAATCACGTACTTTTTTATTGTAATGATCAAGTGGTTCGAATTTTATATTCAATGTGATTATCTGTataatttattagatatttattatttttattttaatgttccacgatgaaaaaaaataataataataaaattgcccTTCCCCGCCATGAAACCCTAATTGGCCTCCCTCCATCCTCACTGCCGTTCTCCCCATCCCTCCTTCAATGGACCTGGACAACTTCCAAGACGAGGAGACCCCCTCCTCGATGGTGATTCCCAAGTTGCTCCACCCCTACCCCTCAATCCGCCTCGAAATCCGCCTCTTCTACATCAGGCTCGCCCCCTGCCCGGCCATCGATACCCTCCCCCGCCACCTCACCCTCCGCTGCCTCCACCGCCACCTCGGCATCTCCCTCGAGATCAACGGCATCCGGTTCCCCGACCTGAATCCCGCCACCCTTACCCTCAAGCGGGACAGGGTCGACAGAGACGCGCGCGAGGTCACCTACCTCAGTACTGACAGCGTCAGGATCAGTGGCAGCGTTGAATTCCAAGTGCTGGACAACGAGGATGTGATCCTCTGTGGTTCGCTTGAGCGGATGGACGATAATTGGACCGACGGGGATCCTGGTTTCGAGAAGATTTCCAGGACAGGCTGGTCTATGGACTGTTATGCGGCAAACTCAATCAGCTCCGGCAGGAATTCTGGGGTTTCGGCCCCTTCCATCGAGGTTTATATTGCAGGGTGTTGCTCGGGGTCACCGGTTATATTGACTAAGACGGTAGAGGTTAGCCCGAGGAGGAAAAGCTCCAGGCAGGGAATGCTGGATTCAATACCGGAGGACGAGGAAGTCGGGAAGGAGGAGCGAACGGGAAATGGCTTCCTTTGCCACACCAATTCACAGGTAGGTGCTTGCTTTAGTTCGTCCGTGGCCGTCGCCCGTTTCCTTGCTGTAAAACTCAGAGCAGCTGCTTGCTTCTTTCATCATCAAGTAGTAGCTACCTGTTACCCTTTGTTTGGATATGAGGGGGAGGGAAAGTCGGTTTATTCAGATCCAAACGGAGGATTAGTTTTGGCAGAACCGGATCGGGTGGATTTCATGGGGAAAGTCTTGAGTTTTGGCTGAGCTACTTGTTAGTAATGCTTTGGATGTCTGATGGACTAAGGAGCAACTGTTTTCCACAGCAATTGCATTGCtgtgcatttttatttttattttttctccttGCAGTTTAGTTTTTGGTGCTTCTCTATCTTTTCCATCCACCGGCATCCTTTATGAAGCAAACCCCATGAGATTCTCCGaatacatttttttcattgtGAATTTTGAGAAAAGCTCTTTTCCCCCAGTTTCTGACAGTGAAACCTATTTGTGAATCTGAATGGTTGTCCATAGTGTCTGCGTCCTTTGCAGTAGTGTGCTTCCTCCTCTTGTCCATTTTGGCATCCTTTAGTGTCCGCCATTATCGTTTCCTGTTTACAAATTATAATGTCAAACCGTCATTCATTCTCATGTTGATTGTGCAGGTACCAGGTTCAGATGAAGATGACTATGAATCAGACATGAAATACAGGCACAGTTTCTATTCCCAAGACATGTACGCTGGTGAGGATGGTGAAATATCATGGTTTAATGCCGGTGTAAGGGTTGGGGTCGGGATCAGCCTCGGTGTGTGTGTCGGTGTCGGGCTCGGTGTCGGGCTTCTCATGCGGTCGTACCAGGCGACTACAAGGAATTTCAGGCGAAGGTTCTTCTGAAGCCAAAAATCTTCTTGCTTGGTGGGAGGTTTTTCGAGCCTGTTCAATTGAGATAAGAAGGCGCGTTTGAGACAGGGCATGAAGCAGAGGACGGTTTGAAGTTTTGTTCGCTGGAGCTTTGTGCTATATGTAAGTTACTATCATAATATAGCTCAGAGGCTGTGTGGAAGTTGTACAGCGATCTCTGTGTCATCACAGTTTCACTCATTACATTCCATGCAAAATATGGAGAGTCGATACGCTGTTCACCAAAGGATTTGTTGTGGTGCTGTATAGATAAGGTCTGGGTGGTTTGAGTCCCCTATAGTCTGAGAAAGAAGGCAAAAGATTGCGTGACGGGCCTTGAGGAGGAAAGGAACGGAGGATGGTTGGATTGTTCATCTGTACTCGCTGTTAACTCAGCTCTTTTGTTTACTTTGTTTACAGTTGCAGCAATGTTCTTTGTGTATAGTGCAAATGAAGATCATGTTCTGATCTCAGTTTTGAGGGTACATAGGGCGGGCAGGTATGGCCTCTTCAAAAAAGAGTCTCTGTgtatttatttagatttagTTGCTGGATcaattgaatgaatgaatggatTCATGCTATGCTTGACAGAACTTGGGATAGTCATTTTGCTACTGGGAGCTTCGTCCATTCCGTCCGGTCCTGGACATGTTCAATTTGCAGCTTCTAGTTTTGTTCTCGGTCCATTTTGCATTGAAAGATGGGGTTAAAGCAGCTCGTGATCTTGACTCATACCGGTGCTTCTTTGAGAAGATGATGTACTCTCTCAGACAGTACCTTGGATGGAGAATCGGTCCAAAGGAGGAACTTAAAATGGCGTTAATATTAATTTGCTCAAAGCTTGTGCATTTAACAACGCGACCAAATTAGTAGATTTTTAGAGGAGTGGCGAGCAGCTTCTCGGAAAAATGCATATGATCATCCTTTTTATCCTGGACCGCAAAGATGCTGTCTGCCTG is a genomic window containing:
- the LOC116205365 gene encoding uncharacterized protein At1g01500, with the protein product MDLDNFQDEETPSSMVIPKLLHPYPSIRLEIRLFYIRLAPCPAIDTLPRHLTLRCLHRHLGISLEINGIRFPDLNPATLTLKRDRVDRDAREVTYLSTDSVRISGSVEFQVLDNEDVILCGSLERMDDNWTDGDPGFEKISRTGWSMDCYAANSISSGRNSGVSAPSIEVYIAGCCSGSPVILTKTVEVSPRRKSSRQGMLDSIPEDEEVGKEERTGNGFLCHTNSQVPGSDEDDYESDMKYRHSFYSQDMYAGEDGEISWFNAGVRVGVGISLGVCVGVGLGVGLLMRSYQATTRNFRRRFF
- the LOC116202778 gene encoding heavy metal-associated isoprenylated plant protein 39-like isoform X1, with the translated sequence MKKLVVKLDLHDDKAKQKALKTVSTFQGIDSIAVDMKEKKLTVLGTVDPVNAVSKLRKYWQTDIITVGPAKEPEKKEEPKPEGDQQAKKEGGEAGKEQQDPNKKPEAGGARQSGEEEREQPNKEGGGEAKTVKEDDPQEKRIDPVLELVRAYRAYNPQLTSYYYVQSMEENPNACSIC
- the LOC116202778 gene encoding heavy metal-associated isoprenylated plant protein 39-like isoform X3, whose protein sequence is MKLVVKLDLHDDKAKQKALKTVSTFQGIDSIAVDMKEKKLTVLGTVDPVNAVSKLRKYWQTDIITVGPAKEPEKKEEPKPEGDQQAKKEGGEAGKEQQDPNKKPEAGGARQSGEEEREQPNKEGGGEAKTVKEDDPQEKRIDPVLELVRAYRAYNPQLTSYYYVQSMEENPNACSIC
- the LOC116202778 gene encoding heavy metal-associated isoprenylated plant protein 39-like isoform X4, which gives rise to MHVYIGIDSIAVDMKEKKLTVLGTVDPVNAVSKLRKYWQTDIITVGPAKEPEKKEEPKPEGDQQAKKEGGEAGKEQQDPNKKPEAGGARQSGEEEREQPNKEGGGEAKTVKEDDPQEKRIDPVLELVRAYRAYNPQLTSYYYVQSMEENPNACSIC